The sequence GATCGAAACGGGCAGCGATCTGAACGTCCGGATAGGCGGTGGCTTCGTCGGTCTCGTCGACGACGTGCGCATTTACGACCGTGCCCTGTCGGACGACGAGGTCAAGGCCCTGTTTGCCCCGAGCAAGTCCAAGTAACGGGGACGGATAGGCGTTTTGGGAACGAAGGCGGTCAGGACCAGTCCGGAGACTCCAGAGGAGCCGGACGATTACGAAAGGGCGTGAGCGATGGATAAGAAACGAGTGACGCGACGGGATTTTATGGGCGACAGTGTGAAAATGGCCGTGGGCGTGGCGGCGTGTCTGGGCGCCGCGGGCGGGCCAAGCGTCCGGGCCGCCGGCGCCGCGGCGGTCGATACGTCCAAGATTCTCAACTACAATCCGAACATGGAGTACCGCCGGCAGGGCAAGACCAACCTGATGGTCTCGGCCGTCTGCCTGGGCGGGCACTCGGGCAGCAACGAGCAGCAGCGCCTCGAAATCGTCAGCCGCTCCATCGACGTGGGCATCAATTACATCGACGCCTGCACCGCCGGCGAGGTGCGCCGCGACTCCAAGGCCCTCAAGGGCCGACGCGACAAGATGTACCTGGCCCTGTCGCATTGCGGCAACGAGATGCGCAACGAGAACTTCCGCACCGCCGAGAAACTGCTGGGAGTGCTCGATGGACTGTTGAAGGATTCGAATCAGGAATACACCGACCTGTGGCGCATCACCTGCTTCGAACCGGGCGGCCGGCATACCGAGGCCGAGGGCGAGCAGATGGTGAAGGCCCTCGAGACGGCCAAGAAGCAGGGCAAGGCCCGCTTCGTCGGATTCTCCACCCACGACCGCCGATGGATCCAGTTCATGATCGAGAAGTTCCCGCAGATCGATGCCGTGTGTTTCCCGTTCACCACCATGACGAAGACCGCCCCGACGGACAGCCTCTTCGCGGCGCTCAAGAAGTGCGACGTGGGCGCCTTCGGCATCAAACCGTTCGGGGCCGGCTCGCTGTTCGAGGGCGCCGCCGAAGAACGCGACCGCCGCGCACGCCTCGCCATCCGCTACATCCTTCAAACCAAGACGGTCATCCCGATCCCCGGCATGAACAGCGTCGCCCAGGTCGATAACGTGGCCAAGGCCGTGATGGAACGCCGCGAACTCGACCTGAAAGAGCAGGCCGAACTCCAGGGCGCCTCCAGACAGATGTTTGCCAATCTCCCCCCGAACTACCAGTGGCTCCGGGACTGGGAGTACGTGTGAGATATCTTGTCTTGATGCTGGCCTTGGGAGCGGCGGCCGTCGCGATGGCGGCCTGTGAACGGCAGGGGACCGACCGCCGACCCGGCGGCTCTCGGTCCGCCGGCGGCGGCAGCGACGAACCCTTGCTCCTGCTGGATGCCGGCGGAGAGGAGTCGAGCCCGCCGACCGGACCCGTGGCCGACAACAGCCGATGCTTCGTCTGCCACTTGAATTACGTCGAGGAATCCCTTGCCGTCGTCCACACCAAGGCGAACATCGGCTGCGCCGACTGCCACGGCCCCTCGGACGCCCACATCGCCGACGAATCCTGGGCCTCCGGCGGAAACGGCACGGCGCCCGACATCATGTACCCCCGGCCGAAAATCAATCCGTTCTGCCTGAGCTGTCACCCCAAGGACAAGATCGATGCGGTGCAGCACAAGCCGTTCTTTGCCGGC comes from Planctomycetota bacterium and encodes:
- a CDS encoding aldo/keto reductase, which encodes MDKKRVTRRDFMGDSVKMAVGVAACLGAAGGPSVRAAGAAAVDTSKILNYNPNMEYRRQGKTNLMVSAVCLGGHSGSNEQQRLEIVSRSIDVGINYIDACTAGEVRRDSKALKGRRDKMYLALSHCGNEMRNENFRTAEKLLGVLDGLLKDSNQEYTDLWRITCFEPGGRHTEAEGEQMVKALETAKKQGKARFVGFSTHDRRWIQFMIEKFPQIDAVCFPFTTMTKTAPTDSLFAALKKCDVGAFGIKPFGAGSLFEGAAEERDRRARLAIRYILQTKTVIPIPGMNSVAQVDNVAKAVMERRELDLKEQAELQGASRQMFANLPPNYQWLRDWEYV
- a CDS encoding cytochrome c3 family protein, whose product is MRYLVLMLALGAAAVAMAACERQGTDRRPGGSRSAGGGSDEPLLLLDAGGEESSPPTGPVADNSRCFVCHLNYVEESLAVVHTKANIGCADCHGPSDAHIADESWASGGNGTAPDIMYPRPKINPFCLSCHPKDKIDAVQHKPFFAGAAEEKYCTDCHGTHRLAERKCRWK